Part of the Cygnus olor isolate bCygOlo1 unplaced genomic scaffold, bCygOlo1.pri.v2 scaffold_188_ctg1, whole genome shotgun sequence genome is shown below.
AACCCCaggtgagggaggggagaaTTTGGGGGATTAATTACTGCCCCCCCGCAGCGAGGGGGATGCAGGGCTTGTtaacagccccccccccccccacagtGGGGACACGTTTTGGGattaaaaagtcagattttgGGGTGAGCAgaggtcccccccccccccaaacacaaAACCCCTTGTGCCACAGAACGTCGACGTCAGCCGCCCCCCGGCCGAAGCCCTGATCACCGTCCCCGAGCACTACtgagccgccccccccccccccaattaaaGCTTGCCTTAACGAAGAACCGAGCCTGGCGTGTATTGGGGGGGCCGCTGCACCCCCAAAATACGCTTTTATTtaagaggaggttcaggggtTGGCTGTGGCCTCGTTGTATTGACTCGTCCAGAAGCTGGGTTCCTTTTCTTGGATCTGgagagaaaacacaacaaaaaataaatgggggggggacaggttgtgccctgccctccccccaaaaaaaaaacaaaagcaggaaaaaaaaccaaacaaataggaaacccccccccaaaatcctcACCTTTGCCACAAATTTCAGCATGTCCTTCTTGGAGGTCTCCTTGGCGGCCCGCGGCCCCCACTGGAAACTGAACTCGGGGGGGTCCGTCAGGGGGATGGGGGTGATCTCCAGGTACCTGCAGGGAGCGGGGGAGTGACCCCGTGTTTTGGGGGGGCCCCCCCAGGGGTGTCCAGCACGCCCCAGCCCTGTGACACCCCCTCAAGTCACCGGGCGTGGGGACGGCGGCGATTTCTCTCTGCGGTGCGGTATAAACGGCCCGGCTGGCACTAGCGCCGCGGCTGCTCTGTGCGCACCGGGGTgttgtgaccccccccccccccaaaaaaaaacaccccccaCCCGCCTCGCACTCACTTCTGCCGCACAAACTCCTCCGTCACCAGCTTCTTGACGTCCCCAAACACCTCGTGCTTCTCCCTGGGGGTGGCGGGGGGTTAACGGGGTGTGGAAGCAACGAAACCCGttcctgtccccccccccccccaatgacCTACCCTGGCTGCACCCGGAGCCGGCGGAGAAATTCCCATACAGCACCTGGAAAGGAgaatgttggggggggggggggcaaggagAAATTGGGGTCCGGGGGGGACACCAAATGCCTTACTGTCTTTGGCCGAGTTGCCCTTCATGAAGATGAAGCTCAGGATGATGGTGAGGAGGCCCAGCTTGGCTGTCTGGTTGTCCCTGCGGCGGGGAGAGAAGCGTCACCCACCTGAAGGGGGCACCTGGGGGCtctgtccccttcccccccccccctccaaaaacaCCCAGGGGACGCCAGCGCCCTCATCACCAGCCCCTCACCGCCTCAGGTTCTCCCCCTCGACGCGCGGCAGGTTGCTGGTGAGGATGTAGACGTGGTGTTTGGTGTCGAtctccaccagctgcagccCGAACACCTGCAGGAGGCAAAGATTTAATCCAgcggtggtggtgggggggggatCCCAACCCCAAACCCCCCAGCTCCAGGAGACCCCCCCCCATACCTGCTGCAGGGTCCTGCCTGCCTGGTTGACGATCTCGGAGTAGACGTCTTTGTATTCCCTGATGACTTTTTTCAGGATGTCTGCAGGAAACAGGGGGGATGCTGAGATgctgagacccccccccccccatacacGCAGTGAGGTTTTCGGAGAGATCCAACCCAAAAAAGTTTGGGAAAGGACCAGAGCAACCCCAGAAACTTTGAGAAGAGCTCCCTTAAACTCACCGACTCTCTTGATGGGGATCTTCTTCTGGTCCTTCACTAGCAGGAACTGAACTAGCTCACTCACCTACGCGGTGAGCAAGGGGAAATAgccagaaaatatatataaagtaacaaaatgcagaaaggtCAACCTGTACCACTACAGGACGGGGATCGACCCCTCACCTTCCGATTCACTTCATCCCGGGAGCGCCTCTGCAGGTTCCTCTGCACCTGGCTGTGCGTCTGCGTCTGGCTCACGCTAAAATCGTCGTCGCCATCATCCCCCTGCGGGACAAAACCAGGAATTTGCTGCCGCAAGCCGGTCTACGACAACCCCCAGCGAAGCAAGGGAGGAAATCAGGGTTTATCACCTCACCTGGCTGAAGGCCGCCCCTTTGCTGCGCTTCCTCTGGGACATCTCCCGGGTTCTGAGGGGAGGGCAGAGCCGGACGGGCTCGAGCTGCTACCGGCCGGTCCCCATCGCCCTCCCCCCCCGTTCTcgcccctctcccagccccgaATCCCCCAGCGCGGGGCCTCCAGGAGCCGTTAGAGCGGCCCCGaggccccgctgccggccgcAGCCGCTCCGCCATTACCCGCTCCCGTCACGGGCCACCGCCTCCCCCTTCCCCGCCCAGTGTGCGCATGCGCGCAGGCTGCGCACCCGCCCCGCCCCCTTATTGGCCCTTCCCTCTCCGCCCCGCCCTTCCCCATTGGCCGCTCCTCTCCGCCCATCCCCGCCTCCGGCTGCGATTGGGCGAGAGGCGCCGGCCACGCCcaccctctccccctgcccgccGCGTGCCGGCAGCGCGGCCTCGCGCCCCCTCCCCTCGGGTTTGGAAAAAAGGCGGGAAGCGCCTTTtaccgcggggggggggggaaatggcGGCCAACGGTCGCTCCTTCTCCCCCGTGTCCCTTCAAGTGTGAAaataatacacacacaaaaaaaaacacaaaaaaaaacacacaaaaaaagcacaaaaaagacCCAAAGTGGCTGACTTCACCTCCATCCCCTCCTTTATAAAGGTATTAAAGCGCCTGATCACTGCCAAGCCCCTCACCTCAGGCTGAGGAAGGCGCCATAATGGTGGCTGAGGCACCGACAAACAATTATTATCGTAGAATCATAAGGCTAAACTCAAAATACGCTAACATAGTATATATGTTAGCATATTGCTAACATATATaagctatatatatatctatatatataatatgcGCTATAAGACTCAGCTCTAGCCACAAAATTGAGGCTGAAGAAGGAACGTGGTACCCAAAGTATAACTTAATTAAATTagctgattttgaaaaaaaagcaaaactgctgaAGTGGTAAATGATGACAGAGCATGCACAAAACGGAAAGGAGAAAAGTACAAGGTGAAGAAGAGTAAGAGCCTTCATCAGAAAGACCCCAGTGTGACCACCAAGAGGGTATTGCTCATGCAAAAGTAGGAGGGACAATATGATAATTAGTTCTGATAAACCATTAACGTAAATCCTGCCCTTTCTTGCAAAATTACCTGAATATGCGTATCACCGTACCATAAATAAGTACTCATTGTCTTGCTTAGGTGTACATGTTTGGTGGAATTACCCCCCTACATACACAGCACTGTTTATAAAGAATACCCACTTTATAATTCTCCAAAACGAGTCTTGGaaagttttattgctttttgtgtttaaCCAAGGGAGCCTGGGGGTGAGGTCAGGATTGTCCCTTCGCCATTTTGAGGTGTTGAGGATGAGGAGAGGTTGATGGCAGCGATATCTGGAGCAAAATCCGCTTAGGAGTGTGAGAAATATCTCACAATAATTTCCTCCAGGCAGGTTCTCTGGTGAaggatatatatttatttccaagcaGGAGTGCACCTACTAGTTAAATAGCGCAGTTTATATATAACTTATCTCACGACAATCAGGACCCTCCCATTTCCCCACTGACTGGGTACTCCAGGTTCATAACCTATCTGGCACTTCACAGCTCGTACATGACTTTCAGTTGCCagcctgttatttttcaagtttctcGTGACTTTTCACTCTGTGAGGTGGTAATATTTCTTCCATTATCTGACTTGACACCATGATTTTTGCCTAATTCCATGAAGGAGTCTggttgttgttggtgttttacAAGGTTGTCCTGTAAGCTTCCTTATCGCTACAAGCATATCTCAAAAATACATTCCTTCTTCCTAAACAAATGtaacatttctttgcaaaaacacGCGCACAAAAAAACTCTCTTACAGGAGTTGGGTGCTACCTTAGTTCCCTGTCAGCAAGGCGCCATTTTGTGTCCCAGTCAGGGCGCCATGTTGGTTCCCAGTCAAGGACCCACTGGAATCATGACTATTAATAGATAAAATTCCCCTTTCCAGCCTCTTTTTTTGTACCCAATTCCCACCCCTCAGCCCTTATAAATatccctgctccaccatggtgGCTAATAACAGCCTCTTTTGCCTCACGCTTGCCCTGAGTTTCCCCAGTAACCGATGCACTaagctcatggaaaaaaaagaaaaaagaaaaaaaaagaagcagcatgagggaaaaataaataagaaaatagcCAGCCTGAAAGACACAGGTTCTTCTGGgcgttttgtttttatttcatcttgcaGAGACTGGCGTAtctccagcccccagcctgtggaCAAGCCCGGCTTGTCTCAAGTGAATGCTGCATTTGTAGGtgtggaggaagaaggaaagtggaaaaaagtagtccctaaaagagaaaaagaggaggaaaagctgctCCGGGGAAGGTTGAGGAGtaaaggcagcagagaaggcAACATGGATGAGCTGGGACGCATCCTGGCCAGGTACTTGGCGTTGCCctgcctgcttgccctgcctgTGATGAATCTTTCCCTTGGCCAGGAGGTAAGCACAGATGCATTAATTAATTTTGGGGGCACAATCTGAACCGTGGGGGGAATATTTTGCCACCATTATGCCCCCCCCCCTCGCAGCTGCCAATGACCAGCTTCACCGTGAGCTCCGCCATCATCTCCCGCTACGCCTCCACCCGGGTGCACTGTGCCATGCACAACCCTCACCCCGCGCCGCGCCAGGCTGCCTTCGACCTCGATCTGTCGCCTGCTGCCTTCATCACCAACTTCACcctgtgaggaggaggaggaggaggaggaggaggaggaggaggaggaggaagggacaTGTTATCAGCATGGCCACCGCCACAGCCACAGCCCCTTGCTGGGCAGTGCTATGGCTTTGGTCATGGAGAAAGAGCCAACCGTGTGCCATTTTAATCATCTTCCCCCACCAGCACAGTTGATGGCAAGGTCTACACAGCTGAGGTGATGGAGAAGCACCGGGCTAAGGAGCTGTATGAAGCAGCCCGCAAGCAGGGCAAGACGGCCGCACACGTCGGCACCAAGTGAGCGCTGGGGAGGGCAGACATCGGGGTGCACGAGGGGGACCGTGacgctcccctcctgccctgcagggagcaggagacCCAGCGCTTCCGCGTGACGACCACGGTGGCAGCAAACGGGCACGCGTCCTTCGAACTGCGCTacgaggagctgctgcagcgccGCCTGGGCACGTACCGCTACGCTGTCGCCGTCCGTCCCCGCCAGGTCGTGGCCGAGCTCTGCGTGGAGCTGAGCATCACCGAGCGGGCTGGCATCTGCGACCTCCGCGTGCTGCCCTTCCAGCCCGCGGATACACGGCGAGGTATGTCCAGGACAGTGACAGTCCCCTCTTCCGTGGTGACGGCACCCTAATACCACCGCCTCTGCCGCAGGGCAGGTGCTGCCGGCCGCCAGGGTGGAGAAGGGCACCCACTGTGCCCGCGTCGCCTTCGCCCCCAccccgcaggagcaggcggCTTTCTCCGCTACTGGCCTCGCCGGTGACTTTGTGGTGGAGTACGACGTGGCGCGGCGCGACGCCGTGGGGGACGTGGAGGTGTGGCGGGGAGGGATGGGGTCAGGGTAGGGTGAGCGTGAGCCTGTCCCTAAACCACCTCGTTTAATCCCCTAGCTACACGACGGGTACTTTGTCCACTTCTTCGCGCCCAGCGGGCTGCCGCCCATCCCAAAAGACATCATCTTCCTCATCGACGTCAGCGGCTCCATGTCCGGCACCAAAATCAAGCAGGTAGCGGCGGGAGGGGGCACCTCGCGGACCCCGATTCTCGGCGTGCCCCCTCTTCCACTCCTCCCGCGCCCGCAGACCAAGGCGGCCATGCAATCCATCCTCCGCGCCCTGCGCCCCCACGACCGCTTCAACATCGTCGCCTTCGCCGAGGCCGCCCGGGTGTGGCGGGAGGATGGCCCCGTCCCGGCCACCGCGCCCCACGTCCGCAGCGCCGCCCGCTACGTCGAGTCCCTGGAGGCTGACGGCTGTGAGTACTGCCACAACcgcgtccccgtgtccccacgcTCCTCCCGCTACCGTCCCCAAACCCCGCAGGGACCGACATCGACCGCGCGCTGCTGGCGGCGGCCGCCCTCCTCCGCCGCGGCGCTCAGGAGCCCCGCGTgccgctgctgctcctcctgacGGACGGGGAGCCCACGGCGGGGGTGACGGACGCCGCCCGCATCCTTTCCAACGCCCGCCGAGCCCTGGCCCCTTCGGCCGCCCTCCTTTTCGGCTTGGCTTTCGGGGCGGACGCCGACTTGGCCCTGCTGCGCCGCTTGGCCGCGGCGAGCGGTGGGACGGCGCGCCGGGTCCCCGAGGAGGCCGGCGTCGCCCTCCAGCTCGCCGGCCTCTTCCGGGAGATCGAGAGCCCGCTCCTGCGCCACGTGGAGCTCGCCTACCCCGGCGCGGCCGCCCGCCGCATCGCCCCCGGCCTCTTCCCCGGTTATTTCCAGGGCTCCGAGCTGGTGGTGGCCGGGCGGCTGGAGCCGGGCGTCGAGCGGCTCCGCGTCCAGGTGGCCGGGCACGGCGGCGAGGGCGagctccgcgccgccgccgaggtgaccgccgccgccgcccccgagGTGCCGCCCGGCTGTCCCCAGCGCCCCGCCGAGCTCCTCGGTGCCTTCGCGCGGCGCCTTTGGGCCTACGTCACCATCCGGGACCTGCTGCGGGCGCGGCTGGGCGCCAACGGCACCGCCGCCCGCCAAAAACTCGACGCCGAGGCCACCGAGCTGGCCCTCCTCTACCGCTTCGTCACCCCCCTCACCTCGCTGGTGGTGGCGACGCCGGGGGACGGGGGCCCGACGCCCCCCCCGCCTGTCACCGCGGGGCTCGGCGTCACCGCCGCGGGGCCCGACGGCCCCGCGGCCACCACCGAGGCGACAGCGGGGACGCCGAAGGGACCCGCCACCGCCGCGGGACAGCTCGGGGACGTTGTGGGGCCGGCCAGCACCGCGCCGCCGTGGCCCCCCCAGCTGTGGGTGCCCCCCGTGCCGGGGGGGACGGCCAGCCCCCCCCGAGGCCCCGGGGAcgcggtgctgctgcagccggcCGAGGCCGAGCTGCTGGctcccgggg
Proteins encoded:
- the LOC121063329 gene encoding non-structural maintenance of chromosomes element 3 homolog; this translates as MSQRKRSKGAAFSQGDDGDDDFSVSQTQTHSQVQRNLQRRSRDEVNRKVSELVQFLLVKDQKKIPIKRVDILKKVIREYKDVYSEIVNQAGRTLQQVFGLQLVEIDTKHHVYILTSNLPRVEGENLRRDNQTAKLGLLTIILSFIFMKGNSAKDSAVWEFLRRLRVQPGEKHEVFGDVKKLVTEEFVRQKYLEITPIPLTDPPEFSFQWGPRAAKETSKKDMLKFVAKIQEKEPSFWTSQYNEATANP
- the ITIH6 gene encoding LOW QUALITY PROTEIN: inter-alpha-trypsin inhibitor heavy chain H6 (The sequence of the model RefSeq protein was modified relative to this genomic sequence to represent the inferred CDS: inserted 1 base in 1 codon; deleted 1 base in 1 codon); translation: MTSFTVSSAIISRYASTRVHCAMHNPHPAPRQAAFDLDLSPAAFITNFTLTVDGKVYTAEVMEKHRAKELYEAARKQGKTAAHVGTKEQETQRFRVTTTVAANGHASFELRYEELLQRRLGTYRYAVAVRPRQVVAELCVELSITERAGICDLRVLPFPAGQVLPAARVEKGTHCARVAFAPTPQEQAAFSATGLAGDFVVEYDVARRDAVGDVELHDGYFVHFFAPSGLPPIPKDIIFLIDVSGSMSGTKIKQTKAAMQSILRALRPHDRFNIVAFAEAARVWREDGPVPATAPHVRSAARYVESLEADGCEYCHNRVPVSPRSSRXPSPNPAGTDIDRALLAAAALLRRGAQEPRVPLLLLLTDGEPTAGVTDAARILSNARRALAPSAALLFGLAFGADADLALLRRLAAASGGTARRVPEEAGVALQLAGLFREIESPLLRHVELAYPGAAARRIAPGLFPGYFQGSELVVAGRLEPGVERLRVQVAGHGGEGELRAAAEVTAAAAPEVPPGCPQRPAELLGAFARRLWAYVTIRDLLRARLGANGTAARQKLDAEATELALLYRFVTPLTSLVVATPGDGGPTPPPPVTAGLGVTAAGPDGPAATTEATAGTPKGPATAAGQLGDVVGPASTAPPWPPQLWVPPVPGGTASPPRGPGDAVLLQPAEAELLAPGAGGEQFVESLNPPPVYAVLTPKGLPDDEDAADLTDEVDRASSSPTFFTFSASVDGDPHFVASVRGAPQPLCFTLDGRPGDVLQLLTDRRLGLRVHGHLVGAPSWPRAPSRPRTFFDALTLSAGAVAVAVTLEGIRVTGGGPPVALPFSRPARLRRPPLTLVVGRGGRLHLLLGPRLRFGVLRHRYGRPGALQRDHLGFYVPDGAGLSPKTGGLLGRLRGVRLAFLGTPGTAWLHRGEVGVTATLVAKTGPGGPGGPRRGRCWLVPRPEVLALLGGPYGAFLAPPSVLG